From the Streptomyces sp. Tu 2975 genome, one window contains:
- a CDS encoding acyl-CoA dehydrogenase family protein has protein sequence MTEFTLDLNEDQKQVRDWLNGFAKDVMRPAAAEWDEREETPWPVIQEAAKLGIYSLDFYAQQFFDPTGLGIPMAMEELFWGDAGIALSIVGTGLAAVGVLANGTEEQIGTWIPQMYGDANDVKVAAFCSSEPDAGSDVGSMRTRAVYDEAKDEWVLNGTKTWATNGGIANVHVVVAVVDPELGSKGHASFIVPPNTPGLSQGQKFKKHGIRASHTAEVVLEDVRVPGGCLLGGKEKLDERLARAREKARTAAGAGGERVKNAAMATFEASRPAVGAMAVGTARAAYEVALDYAKTREQFGRPIIDNQGIAFQLADMRTRIDAARLLVWRASWMATTGKPFTSAEGSMSKLFASETAKQVTAQAVQILGGNGFTREYPVERMHRDAAIYTIFEGTSEIQRLVIARTLSGMPIR, from the coding sequence ATGACCGAGTTCACGCTCGACCTCAACGAGGATCAGAAGCAGGTCCGTGACTGGCTCAACGGTTTCGCCAAGGACGTCATGCGACCCGCCGCCGCCGAGTGGGACGAGCGTGAGGAGACCCCCTGGCCCGTCATCCAGGAGGCGGCCAAGCTCGGAATCTACTCCCTCGACTTCTACGCCCAGCAGTTCTTCGACCCCACCGGCCTCGGCATCCCCATGGCGATGGAGGAGCTGTTCTGGGGCGACGCGGGCATCGCGCTCTCCATCGTCGGCACCGGGCTGGCCGCCGTGGGCGTCCTCGCCAACGGTACGGAGGAGCAGATCGGCACCTGGATCCCCCAGATGTACGGCGACGCGAACGATGTGAAGGTCGCCGCCTTCTGCTCCTCCGAGCCGGACGCCGGCTCCGACGTCGGCTCCATGCGCACCCGCGCCGTCTACGACGAGGCCAAGGACGAATGGGTGCTCAACGGCACCAAGACCTGGGCGACCAACGGCGGTATCGCCAATGTCCACGTCGTGGTCGCCGTGGTCGATCCCGAGCTCGGCTCGAAGGGCCACGCCTCGTTCATCGTTCCGCCGAACACGCCCGGTCTGTCCCAGGGGCAGAAGTTCAAGAAACACGGCATCCGCGCCTCGCACACCGCGGAGGTCGTGCTCGAGGACGTCCGCGTTCCCGGCGGCTGCCTGCTGGGCGGCAAGGAGAAGCTGGACGAGCGGCTCGCCCGGGCCCGGGAGAAGGCCCGTACGGCAGCCGGCGCGGGCGGCGAGCGGGTGAAGAACGCGGCGATGGCCACCTTCGAGGCCTCCCGTCCCGCCGTCGGGGCCATGGCCGTCGGCACCGCCCGCGCCGCGTACGAGGTCGCGCTCGACTACGCGAAGACCCGCGAGCAGTTCGGCCGCCCGATCATCGACAACCAGGGCATCGCCTTCCAACTGGCCGACATGCGCACCCGGATCGACGCCGCCCGTCTGCTCGTGTGGCGCGCCTCGTGGATGGCGACCACGGGCAAGCCGTTCACCTCGGCGGAGGGCTCCATGTCGAAGCTGTTCGCCAGCGAGACCGCCAAGCAGGTCACCGCCCAGGCGGTCCAGATCCTCGGCGGCAACGGCTTCACCCGCGAGTACCCGGTGGAGCGCATGCACCGGGACGCGGCGATCTACACGATCTTCGAGGGCACCAGCGAGATCCAGCGGCTGGTGATCGCCCGCACCCTGTCGGGCATGCCGATCCGCTGA
- a CDS encoding glutathione peroxidase has protein sequence MTLYDIPLRTLSGEATSLGDHRDQAVLVVNVASKCGLTPQYAGLERLQKEYGDRGFTVLGVPCNQFGGQEPGSAEEIATFCSATYGVSFPMLEKTDVNGDNRHPLYAELTKVADADGEAGDIQWNFEKFLISPQGEVTRFRPGTEPESPEVLAAVEAVLSA, from the coding sequence ATGACTCTGTACGACATCCCGCTGCGCACCCTGTCCGGCGAGGCGACCTCGCTCGGCGACCACCGGGACCAGGCGGTGCTGGTGGTGAATGTGGCCTCCAAGTGCGGGCTGACCCCGCAGTACGCGGGCCTGGAGCGGCTGCAGAAGGAATACGGCGACCGGGGCTTCACGGTGCTGGGCGTGCCGTGCAACCAGTTCGGGGGCCAGGAGCCGGGCAGCGCGGAGGAGATCGCCACGTTCTGCTCGGCGACGTACGGCGTGTCCTTCCCCATGCTGGAGAAGACGGACGTGAACGGCGACAACCGTCACCCCCTGTACGCGGAGCTGACGAAGGTCGCGGACGCCGACGGCGAGGCCGGCGACATCCAGTGGAACTTCGAGAAGTTCCTGATCTCCCCGCAGGGTGAGGTGACCCGTTTCCGTCCCGGTACCGAGCCGGAATCGCCCGAGGTGCTGGCGGCCGTCGAGGCGGTACTGTCTGCCTGA
- a CDS encoding acyl-CoA thioesterase II, producing MTNPAERLVDLLDLERIEVNIFRGLSPNESLQRVFGGQVAGQALVAAGRTTDGDRPVHSLHAYFLRPGRPGVPIVYQVERVRDGRSFTTRRVTAVQEGRTIFNLTASFHRPEPGSIEHQLPPRLDFPEPESLPTVTTEIREHLGALPEALERMARRQPFDIRYVDRLRWTADEIKDADPRSAVWMRAVGPLGDDPLVHTCALTYASDMTLLDAVRIPVEPLWGRRGFDMASLDHAMWFHRPFRADEWFLYDQESPISTGGRGLARGRIYDREGRLLVSVVQEGLFRPV from the coding sequence ATGACGAATCCGGCCGAGCGTCTGGTCGATCTGCTCGATCTGGAACGGATCGAGGTCAACATCTTCCGGGGACTCAGCCCGAACGAGTCCCTGCAGCGCGTCTTCGGCGGGCAGGTGGCCGGTCAGGCCCTGGTCGCCGCGGGCAGGACCACGGACGGCGACCGCCCGGTCCATTCGCTGCACGCGTACTTCCTGCGACCCGGACGCCCCGGAGTGCCGATCGTGTACCAGGTCGAACGGGTCCGGGACGGCCGCTCGTTCACCACCCGCCGGGTCACGGCCGTGCAGGAGGGGCGCACCATCTTCAACCTGACGGCGTCCTTCCACCGCCCGGAGCCGGGGAGCATCGAGCATCAGCTGCCGCCTCGTCTCGACTTCCCGGAGCCCGAGTCGCTGCCCACCGTGACGACCGAGATCCGGGAGCATCTGGGCGCGCTGCCCGAGGCGCTGGAGCGGATGGCCAGGCGCCAGCCGTTCGACATCCGCTACGTCGACCGGCTGCGCTGGACGGCGGACGAGATCAAGGACGCCGACCCGCGCAGCGCGGTCTGGATGCGCGCGGTCGGCCCGCTGGGTGACGATCCGCTGGTGCACACCTGCGCACTGACGTACGCGAGCGACATGACACTGCTGGACGCCGTGCGGATCCCGGTGGAGCCTCTGTGGGGGCGCCGGGGCTTCGACATGGCGTCGCTCGACCACGCGATGTGGTTCCACCGGCCCTTCCGCGCCGACGAGTGGTTCCTCTACGACCAGGAGTCGCCGATCTCCACGGGCGGCCGTGGGCTCGCCCGTGGCCGGATCTACGACCGCGAGGGACGGCTGCTGGTCTCGGTGGTGCAGGAGGGCCTGTTCCGGCCGGTGTAG
- a CDS encoding metal-dependent hydrolase: MMGPAHSLSGAAAWLGVGAATAAAGHPMPWPVLVVGALICAGAALAPDLDHKAATISRAFGPVSRGLCEIVDKLSYAVYKATRKQGDKRRTGGHRTLTHTWLWAVLIGAGASALAIFGGRWAVLAILFVHMVLAVEGLLWRAARVSSDILVWLLGATSAWILAGVLDKPGNGADWLFTAPGQEYLWLGLPIVLGALVHDIGDALTVSGCPILWPIPIGNKRWYAVGPPKPMRFRAGSWVELKVLMPAFMLLGGVGGAAALNFI, from the coding sequence ATGATGGGACCGGCGCACTCTCTGTCCGGGGCGGCCGCCTGGCTGGGAGTGGGGGCGGCGACGGCCGCGGCGGGCCACCCGATGCCGTGGCCCGTCCTCGTCGTCGGAGCGCTGATCTGCGCGGGCGCGGCGCTGGCGCCCGATCTGGATCACAAGGCGGCGACGATCTCGCGGGCCTTCGGGCCCGTGTCACGTGGGCTGTGCGAGATCGTCGACAAGCTGTCGTACGCCGTCTACAAGGCGACACGGAAGCAGGGTGACAAGCGCAGGACGGGCGGGCACCGGACCCTCACGCACACCTGGCTGTGGGCGGTCCTCATCGGCGCGGGCGCCTCCGCGCTGGCGATCTTCGGCGGCCGGTGGGCCGTCCTCGCGATCCTGTTCGTCCACATGGTGCTGGCCGTGGAGGGCCTGCTGTGGCGGGCCGCCCGAGTCTCCAGCGACATCCTGGTCTGGCTGCTGGGCGCCACCAGCGCCTGGATCCTCGCGGGCGTCCTGGACAAGCCGGGCAACGGCGCGGACTGGCTGTTCACCGCGCCCGGCCAGGAGTACCTGTGGCTGGGCCTGCCGATCGTCCTGGGCGCCCTCGTCCACGACATCGGCGACGCCCTCACCGTCTCCGGCTGCCCGATCCTGTGGCCCATCCCGATCGGCAACAAGCGCTGGTACGCGGTGGGCCCCCCGAAGCCGATGCGCTTCCGGGCCGGGAGCTGGGTCGAGCTGAAGGTGCTGATGCCGGCGTTCATGCTGCTGGGCGGGGTGGGCGGGGCGGCCGCGCTGAACTTCATCTGA
- a CDS encoding ABC transporter ATP-binding protein yields MIGLAPPEYDPAALRSATTLPVGTPATVRAYVRELLRRHRGAFALLVTVNTVAVVASMAGPWLLGSLVEKAADGARDLHLERTAALFAAALVVQAVFVRLVRLRGAMLGERMLADLREDFLVRSVGLPPGVLERAGTGDLLSRITTDVDRLANAMREAVPQLTIGVFWIVLLLGGLTVTAPPLAPAVLVAVPLLVVGCRWYFRRAPSAYRSEAAGYAAVAAVLAETVDAGRTVESHRLGARRVALSDRRIKEWTSWERYTLYLRSVLFPVINLTHATVLTSVLMIGGVFVLQGWIGIGQMTTGALIAQMMVDPVNLILRWYDELQVAQVSLARLVGVREIEPEAGDDRLRPDGRDVRADKVHFGYRAGVDVLHKVSMEVPPGTRMALVGPSGAGKSTLGRLLAGIYAPRSGHVTLGAAELSGMPAERVREHVALVNQEHHVFVGSLRDNLLLARSSAGDAELWAALGAVDADGWARALDDGLDTEVGSGGLSLTPAQAQQIALARLVLADPHTLVLDEATSLLDPRAARHLERSLSRVLDGRTVVAIAHRLHTAHDADVIAVVEEGRISELGSHDELVAADGAYAALWRSWHG; encoded by the coding sequence ATGATCGGCCTGGCGCCACCGGAGTACGACCCGGCCGCCCTCCGCTCGGCGACCACCCTGCCGGTGGGCACGCCGGCCACCGTGCGCGCGTACGTGCGCGAGCTGCTGCGGCGGCACCGCGGCGCCTTCGCGCTTCTCGTCACCGTCAACACCGTCGCCGTCGTCGCCTCGATGGCCGGTCCGTGGCTCCTCGGTTCGCTCGTGGAGAAGGCGGCGGACGGAGCGCGCGACCTGCACCTGGAGCGCACCGCCGCCCTGTTCGCGGCCGCCCTCGTCGTCCAGGCGGTCTTCGTCCGGCTGGTACGGCTGCGCGGGGCGATGCTGGGCGAGCGGATGCTCGCCGATCTGCGCGAGGACTTCCTCGTCCGCTCTGTCGGCCTCCCCCCGGGCGTCCTCGAACGCGCCGGGACGGGCGACCTGCTGTCCCGTATCACCACGGACGTCGACCGCCTCGCCAACGCCATGCGTGAGGCAGTGCCGCAGCTGACGATCGGCGTCTTCTGGATCGTGCTGCTTCTCGGCGGGCTCACCGTGACCGCGCCGCCGCTCGCGCCCGCCGTGCTGGTGGCGGTGCCGTTGCTGGTCGTCGGCTGCCGCTGGTACTTCAGACGTGCGCCGTCGGCGTACCGCTCGGAGGCCGCCGGGTACGCGGCCGTGGCGGCCGTACTCGCGGAGACCGTCGACGCCGGCCGCACCGTGGAGTCGCACCGGCTCGGGGCGCGCCGGGTGGCGCTCTCCGACCGGCGGATCAAGGAGTGGACGTCCTGGGAGCGGTACACCCTCTACCTGCGGTCCGTCCTGTTCCCCGTCATCAACCTCACCCATGCCACCGTGCTCACCTCCGTGCTCATGATCGGCGGCGTGTTCGTACTGCAGGGCTGGATCGGGATCGGCCAGATGACCACCGGGGCGCTGATCGCCCAGATGATGGTCGACCCGGTGAACCTGATCCTGCGCTGGTACGACGAGCTCCAGGTGGCTCAGGTGTCCCTGGCGCGGCTGGTGGGCGTGCGGGAGATCGAACCGGAGGCGGGCGACGACCGGTTGCGGCCCGACGGCCGGGACGTCCGCGCCGACAAGGTGCACTTCGGTTACCGCGCGGGCGTCGACGTGCTGCACAAGGTCTCGATGGAGGTGCCGCCCGGCACCCGGATGGCGCTGGTCGGCCCGTCCGGTGCCGGCAAGTCGACCCTCGGCCGGCTGCTCGCGGGCATCTACGCGCCGCGCAGCGGCCATGTCACGCTAGGCGCGGCGGAGTTGTCCGGCATGCCGGCCGAGCGGGTGCGGGAGCACGTGGCGCTCGTCAACCAGGAGCACCACGTCTTCGTCGGCTCGTTGCGGGACAACCTGCTCCTCGCCCGTTCCTCGGCCGGGGACGCGGAGCTGTGGGCCGCGCTCGGCGCGGTGGACGCGGACGGCTGGGCACGGGCGCTGGACGACGGTCTGGACACCGAGGTCGGCTCCGGCGGCCTCTCGCTGACCCCGGCCCAGGCCCAGCAGATAGCGCTGGCCCGCCTCGTCCTCGCGGACCCGCACACGCTGGTGCTGGACGAGGCCACCTCCCTGCTGGACCCCCGGGCGGCCCGCCACCTGGAGCGCTCGCTGTCCCGTGTCCTGGACGGCCGCACGGTCGTCGCCATCGCGCACCGGCTGCACACCGCGCACGACGCGGACGTGATCGCGGTGGTCGAGGAGGGACGCATCAGCGAGCTCGGCAGTCATGACGAGCTCGTAGCGGCGGACGGCGCGTACGCGGCGCTCTGGCGCTCCTGGCACGGATGA
- a CDS encoding ABC transporter ATP-binding protein: MQIRDLPYVDPGLPDVRSGPRFLLWLGRRQLRGQLRSLSWGMLHFVSVMALPYGVGRAVQAVVEKSGSSLALAGALLAVSAVCIAVGDTMLHRTAVTNWITAAARVQQLLIRKTSELGSALTRRVAAGEVVAVSTGDVEKIGWFVEAVSRFLAAALTVVLVCVGLLIYQPALGVLVAVGVPVLALGVLPLLPRATRLADVQREKAGRATELASDTVAGLRVLRGVGGEELFLKRYRHASQEVRTAAVRSARMWSAISAVQVLLPGLLLIWVVRYGLGLVGDGRIAVGELVTVYSAVMLLSYPLRHFEEIAMAYSFSRPSARRAARVLSLERSARQDTPADDARELTGDLYDPATGLLAPTGTLTAVVCGDPDAAGQLAERLGGHPAEPDGLPSVLLGGVALDGRPLQEARGAVLVQDKDPVLLSGTLTELLDVPASGKVAAERALAAAECGDVLDALAQASLDNDPMNAPITERGRSLSGGQRQRLALARSLVTDPEVLVLDEPTSAVDSHTEARIADGVRKLRAGRTTVLFTSSPLLLDRAERVVLVREGEAVAVGAHRELLRTEPRYRAVVTRETDTEQHLVAAPRGPLGAHLTTAGTEDIEETA; encoded by the coding sequence ATGCAGATTCGCGACCTTCCGTATGTCGATCCTGGTCTGCCGGACGTCCGGTCGGGGCCGAGATTCCTCCTCTGGCTCGGGCGCCGTCAGCTGCGCGGCCAACTCCGTTCGCTCTCCTGGGGAATGCTGCACTTCGTGTCCGTCATGGCCCTTCCCTACGGGGTCGGCAGGGCTGTCCAGGCGGTCGTGGAGAAGTCCGGCAGCTCCCTCGCCCTGGCGGGCGCGCTGCTCGCCGTCTCCGCCGTCTGCATCGCCGTCGGCGACACCATGCTGCACCGCACGGCCGTCACCAACTGGATCACCGCCGCGGCGCGCGTCCAGCAACTCCTCATCCGCAAGACCTCCGAACTGGGCTCCGCGCTCACCCGGCGGGTCGCGGCCGGCGAAGTGGTCGCCGTGTCCACCGGTGATGTCGAGAAGATCGGCTGGTTCGTCGAAGCGGTCTCCCGTTTCCTCGCCGCCGCCCTCACCGTCGTGCTGGTCTGCGTCGGCCTGCTGATCTACCAGCCGGCCCTCGGCGTCCTCGTGGCCGTCGGCGTTCCGGTGCTCGCCCTCGGCGTCCTGCCGCTGCTCCCCCGGGCCACCCGTCTCGCGGACGTGCAGCGGGAGAAGGCGGGCCGCGCCACGGAGCTCGCCTCCGACACGGTCGCCGGCCTACGGGTCCTCCGCGGCGTCGGCGGCGAGGAGCTGTTCCTGAAGCGCTATCGGCACGCCTCCCAGGAGGTACGCACCGCCGCCGTCCGCAGCGCCCGGATGTGGTCGGCCATCTCCGCCGTGCAGGTGCTGCTGCCGGGCCTGCTGCTGATCTGGGTCGTCCGGTACGGCCTCGGGCTCGTCGGCGACGGCCGGATCGCCGTGGGTGAACTGGTCACCGTGTACAGCGCGGTGATGCTGCTGAGCTACCCCCTCCGGCACTTCGAGGAGATCGCCATGGCGTACTCCTTCTCCCGGCCCTCCGCGCGCCGCGCGGCCCGGGTGCTGTCACTGGAGCGGAGCGCGCGGCAGGACACCCCCGCGGACGACGCGCGCGAGCTGACCGGCGATCTGTACGACCCGGCCACCGGCCTGCTCGCCCCGACCGGAACGCTCACCGCCGTCGTCTGCGGCGACCCCGACGCGGCGGGACAGCTCGCGGAACGGCTCGGCGGCCACCCGGCTGAACCGGACGGCCTGCCGTCCGTGCTGCTCGGCGGTGTCGCGCTGGACGGCCGGCCGCTCCAAGAGGCCCGCGGCGCGGTGCTCGTCCAGGACAAGGACCCCGTGCTGCTCTCGGGCACCCTCACGGAACTGCTCGACGTGCCGGCGTCCGGGAAGGTCGCCGCGGAGCGGGCGCTGGCCGCGGCGGAGTGCGGCGACGTGCTCGACGCGCTGGCGCAGGCGTCCCTCGACAACGACCCCATGAACGCGCCCATCACCGAACGCGGGCGCTCGCTGTCCGGCGGTCAGCGGCAGCGGCTCGCGCTGGCGCGTTCGCTGGTCACCGACCCTGAGGTGCTGGTGCTCGACGAGCCGACGTCGGCCGTCGACTCGCACACGGAGGCGCGGATCGCGGACGGCGTGCGCAAGCTCCGCGCGGGCCGCACGACGGTGCTGTTCACGTCCTCACCGCTGCTGCTCGACCGCGCCGAGCGGGTCGTGCTGGTCCGCGAGGGCGAGGCCGTGGCGGTCGGCGCGCACCGCGAACTGCTGCGTACGGAGCCCCGCTACCGCGCGGTCGTGACCCGGGAGACCGACACGGAGCAGCACCTGGTGGCGGCCCCGCGCGGCCCGCTCGGGGCACATCTCACCACGGCCGGCACCGAAGACATCGAGGAGACAGCATGA
- a CDS encoding MarR family transcriptional regulator codes for MSTPDADGLLAEQLLRLTRRLHRSQKRQLQSADIAITPAQSRLLRTLAHYDEPPRMADLAERLEVVPRAVTSLVDGLEAGGRVRRVPDPTNRRVTRIELTDTGRATLRALRDARRAAAEDVLAPLTTEQRETLAGLLSALVDSPGPHC; via the coding sequence ATGAGCACCCCCGACGCCGACGGCCTGCTCGCCGAGCAGTTGCTCCGGCTGACCCGTCGGCTCCACCGCAGCCAGAAGCGCCAGCTCCAGTCGGCGGACATAGCGATCACCCCCGCCCAGTCGCGACTGCTGCGCACCTTGGCGCATTACGACGAGCCGCCCCGTATGGCGGATCTGGCGGAGCGTCTCGAGGTGGTCCCCCGTGCCGTCACGAGCCTCGTCGACGGTCTCGAGGCCGGCGGCCGGGTCCGCCGGGTGCCCGACCCGACCAACCGCCGTGTCACACGGATCGAGTTGACCGACACGGGCCGCGCCACGCTGCGCGCCCTGCGCGACGCGCGACGCGCGGCGGCGGAGGACGTGCTCGCCCCCCTCACCACGGAGCAGCGCGAGACCCTCGCCGGCCTGCTGTCCGCCCTGGTCGACAGCCCGGGACCGCACTGCTGA